The proteins below come from a single Lactobacillus johnsonii genomic window:
- a CDS encoding ATP-binding cassette domain-containing protein, with the protein MSSKQIKINQLSFQYQDKLIFKNLDFTINQGDFILLTGPSGSGKSTLLKLVAGLEPTSNSKITTGSLNQPFTNWGMVFQDPNRQFTMATPREELIFALENKLIDRVTAQKIIDEVSHKTNISHLLDRPFLHLSGGEKQRVALAVLIAMQSDLFLLDEPFANCDSHNRNFLLNCLDSLHQEGKTILISDHNFANYEKIDPKIFAIKNQRIQTTPLPSQEEVVTNFSLPHTKQESVYSFNSFSLSFPEKELLSSTNLKIYSGKATLLTGENGSGKTSLFKALSKVITYQGELLFKDKEVKKWRRRPYLSKVGQIFQNPDDQFLNVTVKEELDFSLKYNQNPSLNESKLQSILTKLNLENMDEQVVYSLSGGQKRKLQILVMLMAYPDVLLLDEPFSSLDQKSVSEVIFLLKNYFLDENHSLIVISHQLDQIQNLCDYHLVLKDQQLFYAK; encoded by the coding sequence ATGTCATCCAAACAAATCAAAATTAACCAACTCTCTTTTCAATACCAAGACAAATTAATTTTTAAGAATTTAGATTTTACTATTAACCAAGGCGACTTTATCTTATTAACGGGTCCAAGTGGCAGCGGAAAATCTACCCTTTTAAAATTAGTTGCTGGTCTTGAACCTACTTCTAACAGCAAAATTACTACTGGCTCTTTAAATCAGCCATTTACTAATTGGGGTATGGTCTTTCAAGACCCTAATCGTCAATTCACCATGGCAACACCAAGAGAAGAGTTAATTTTTGCTTTAGAAAATAAACTAATTGATCGAGTTACTGCTCAAAAGATTATCGATGAGGTTAGCCATAAAACAAATATTTCGCATTTGTTAGACCGTCCCTTCCTTCATCTCTCAGGCGGTGAAAAGCAGCGTGTAGCCTTAGCCGTCTTAATTGCAATGCAAAGTGACCTCTTCTTATTAGATGAGCCATTTGCTAATTGCGACTCTCATAATCGAAATTTTCTGCTTAACTGCTTAGATTCACTCCATCAAGAAGGTAAAACGATTTTGATTAGTGATCATAACTTTGCTAATTATGAAAAAATCGATCCCAAAATTTTTGCTATCAAAAATCAAAGAATTCAAACTACTCCTCTACCTTCTCAAGAAGAAGTAGTAACCAATTTTTCTCTTCCTCATACAAAGCAAGAATCAGTATATTCTTTTAATTCTTTTTCACTATCATTTCCAGAAAAAGAGTTACTTTCTTCAACTAATTTAAAAATCTATTCTGGGAAAGCAACCCTCTTAACTGGAGAGAATGGTAGTGGTAAAACTTCTTTATTTAAGGCCTTAAGCAAGGTTATTACTTATCAGGGAGAACTACTCTTTAAAGATAAAGAGGTTAAAAAATGGCGTCGCCGCCCTTATTTGTCAAAAGTAGGACAAATTTTTCAAAATCCAGACGACCAATTCTTAAATGTTACGGTAAAAGAAGAATTAGATTTTAGCTTAAAATACAATCAAAATCCTTCTCTAAATGAGTCTAAACTTCAGTCTATCCTAACTAAACTTAATTTAGAAAATATGGATGAACAAGTCGTTTATTCTCTCTCTGGTGGTCAAAAAAGGAAGCTTCAAATTCTCGTCATGTTAATGGCCTATCCGGACGTTTTATTACTAGATGAACCATTTAGTAGTTTAGATCAAAAAAGCGTCTCAGAAGTCATTTTTTTACTAAAGAACTACTTCTTAGATGAAAACCATAGCTTAATCGTAATTAGTCACCAGCTCGATCAGATTCAAAATCTATGTGACTATCATCTTGTTTTAAAAGACCAACAACTTTTCTACGCTAAATAG
- a CDS encoding SLC13 family permease: protein MTVIKNIAKDRILQITVVITIISLFFARPRIEDINFHTLYSILAMLTIIQIFSYLHVLDVLAYKLTASARSTRRLTAIFTILSIVSAMFLTNDITVLTLIPLYLTIAKRHNLPEILPVTLIGMGANIGAAFTPWGNPHNIFVVNRYNVSPLKFFSWSLPLLLVSLIIVLLFIFFVKDKPIPTVPLEDIRISVRPMVLTIAVSIFFFFGVFNIVPAYVPAIVAVILALIINPSIMLHVDYALLLTFTCFFIFISDIQQIPFIVTLISKTMFSEHSVFLTSIISSQFISNVPSTILIGKFTNYAEALFLGSNIGGFGSLVGSMANMLVFKSFVENGTVSKRKFFWIFSVLEFGGLIILTILGWIVLDFVI from the coding sequence ATGACCGTCATCAAAAATATTGCTAAAGACCGTATTTTACAAATTACGGTTGTCATAACGATCATAAGCTTATTCTTCGCCCGCCCAAGGATTGAAGATATTAACTTCCACACACTATACTCAATTTTAGCGATGCTGACTATTATCCAAATTTTTTCTTACTTACACGTTTTGGATGTATTAGCTTATAAGCTCACAGCTAGCGCTAGAAGTACAAGAAGACTAACTGCAATTTTTACAATCTTATCAATTGTATCTGCAATGTTTTTAACTAATGATATAACCGTTTTAACTCTTATACCATTATATTTAACAATTGCTAAACGTCACAATTTACCTGAAATTCTACCTGTTACTTTAATCGGGATGGGAGCAAATATTGGAGCCGCTTTTACTCCATGGGGTAATCCTCACAATATTTTTGTAGTTAATCGCTATAACGTTTCACCACTTAAATTTTTTAGCTGGTCACTTCCATTATTGCTGGTCAGTTTAATTATCGTTTTATTATTCATCTTTTTTGTTAAAGATAAACCTATTCCTACAGTTCCTTTAGAGGATATTAGGATTAGTGTCAGACCAATGGTTTTGACTATTGCTGTTTCAATTTTCTTCTTCTTTGGTGTTTTTAATATTGTTCCAGCATATGTTCCAGCAATTGTTGCTGTAATTTTGGCTCTTATTATTAATCCTTCAATTATGTTACATGTAGATTATGCTTTGCTCTTAACTTTCACATGCTTCTTTATTTTTATTAGTGATATCCAGCAGATACCATTTATCGTTACGCTTATTTCCAAGACTATGTTCTCTGAACATTCTGTCTTCTTAACTTCAATTATTTCAAGTCAATTTATTTCTAATGTTCCTTCAACCATCTTAATTGGTAAATTTACCAATTATGCTGAAGCACTATTCTTAGGTTCAAATATTGGAGGATTTGGTTCACTTGTTGGATCAATGGCTAACATGCTTGTTTTCAAAAGTTTCGTTGAAAACGGAACAGTATCAAAGCGCAAATTCTTCTGGATATTTTCAGTCCTCGAATTTGGCGGTTTAATTATTTTGACAATCCTTGGATGGATCGTCCTAGACTTTGTTATTTAG
- the rlmH gene encoding 23S rRNA (pseudouridine(1915)-N(3))-methyltransferase RlmH gives MNIKIVCVGKLKEKYFKDGIAEYVKRMSRFAKVKIVQVPDEKAPEKLSPAEMEQVKEIEGKRILDKIKDKEYVYVTAIKGKERTSEAFAKELSNLTTYGHSDITFVIGGSLGTSDAVNKRADDLISFGKFTMPHQLMRLVLIEQIYRAFMINSGSPYHK, from the coding sequence ATGAATATAAAAATTGTCTGTGTAGGGAAATTAAAGGAAAAGTATTTTAAAGACGGAATTGCAGAATATGTAAAGAGAATGAGTCGTTTTGCAAAAGTAAAAATAGTTCAAGTTCCAGATGAAAAAGCCCCCGAAAAACTAAGTCCTGCTGAAATGGAACAGGTCAAAGAAATCGAGGGAAAAAGAATTTTAGATAAGATAAAAGATAAAGAATATGTTTATGTAACTGCAATTAAGGGGAAAGAGCGAACTAGTGAGGCTTTTGCGAAAGAGTTATCTAATTTAACTACTTATGGGCATTCTGACATTACCTTTGTTATTGGAGGAAGTCTCGGTACAAGTGACGCAGTAAATAAGCGAGCAGATGACTTAATCAGTTTTGGTAAATTTACAATGCCTCATCAATTAATGCGCTTGGTTTTAATTGAACAAATTTACCGTGCATTTATGATTAATAGCGGCAGTCCATACCATAAATAA
- a CDS encoding glycosyltransferase family 2 protein has product MLNNILAFSTLVSIWFSLLASLVTLYGAIRFWIRHSKKIVYITPLKRYPTITIVVPAHNEELVIAKTTKGILDLNYPVSKIEVLLYADNCQDKTAVEMQKAVDMPEYKYRNVQIIERQGSGGKAGVLNDALEIAQGEYICVYDADALPEQNALYFLVKKVLENPSRYMATFGRNKTRNARQNFLTRCINQEVIVSQRIQHVGVWNLFKIGRIPGTNFIINTEYVRSIGGWQQGALTEDTEISFRIMEDGYLIALAYNSEAFEQEPEQLRDYYYQRLRWAKGNYQVVINNFKHLFDRSNWRVKLETFYLTCIFFWFNLAVFLSDIIFFVDLGCVVIRFFNPKMPIIFAMDSNLLLMQLLLINWLLMILLYVTQINLALATQYGQATSDQIWLALGSYFTYSQLFIAISIQAVCSVIGDKIFKRDGSKWVKTKRFAD; this is encoded by the coding sequence ATGTTAAATAATATTTTAGCATTTTCAACTTTAGTATCTATTTGGTTTTCTCTTTTGGCATCACTAGTAACGCTTTATGGTGCAATTCGTTTTTGGATTAGACATAGTAAAAAAATTGTTTATATTACTCCTCTAAAACGCTACCCTACAATTACGATTGTAGTGCCGGCCCATAATGAAGAGCTTGTAATTGCTAAAACAACAAAAGGAATCCTTGATTTAAACTACCCGGTTTCAAAAATAGAAGTACTTTTATATGCCGATAACTGTCAAGATAAGACAGCTGTTGAGATGCAGAAGGCAGTTGATATGCCTGAATATAAGTATCGAAACGTACAAATTATTGAAAGACAGGGTTCTGGAGGAAAGGCTGGGGTTTTGAATGATGCCTTAGAAATAGCTCAAGGCGAATATATCTGTGTCTATGATGCAGATGCATTACCAGAACAAAATGCCTTATATTTTTTGGTTAAAAAAGTTTTAGAGAACCCAAGTCGCTACATGGCTACCTTTGGAAGAAATAAAACACGCAATGCAAGGCAAAATTTTTTAACTAGATGTATCAATCAAGAAGTAATTGTTTCTCAACGTATTCAACATGTTGGGGTTTGGAATTTATTTAAAATTGGACGAATTCCAGGAACAAATTTCATCATTAATACCGAGTATGTAAGAAGTATTGGTGGTTGGCAACAGGGCGCTTTAACTGAAGATACAGAGATTTCTTTTCGGATTATGGAAGATGGATACTTGATTGCTTTGGCTTATAATTCAGAAGCATTTGAACAGGAACCCGAGCAATTACGTGATTATTATTATCAACGATTGCGCTGGGCAAAAGGAAACTATCAAGTTGTGATAAATAATTTTAAGCATTTATTTGATAGGAGTAATTGGCGGGTTAAATTAGAAACATTTTATCTAACTTGTATTTTCTTTTGGTTTAACTTAGCAGTTTTTCTTTCCGATATTATCTTCTTCGTAGATTTAGGATGTGTAGTGATAAGATTTTTCAATCCTAAGATGCCAATTATTTTTGCAATGGATTCTAACCTCTTACTGATGCAACTTTTATTAATTAATTGGTTATTGATGATTCTTTTATATGTAACTCAAATCAATTTGGCCTTAGCTACACAGTATGGACAAGCCACTAGTGATCAAATTTGGTTAGCATTGGGGTCGTATTTTACCTATTCACAATTGTTTATTGCTATTTCCATCCAAGCAGTTTGTTCAGTGATCGGAGATAAAATTTTTAAGCGCGATGGGAGTAAATGGGTAAAAACAAAGAGATTTGCAGATTAG
- a CDS encoding LemA family protein: MGLTWIIIIILILLVAIYIGIYNGLQKAKVHADEAWSQIDVQLKRRNDLIPNLVETVKGYAKHESGTLEKVVSLRNQLVNLPASDHEEANKLSNQITDSLKSIFALAENYPDLKANQNFLALQEELTNTENKIAYSRQLYNSTVAMFNEKLLTFPSNLVAKMHGFKKMDYLQTPTEEKAVPQVKF; this comes from the coding sequence ATGGGTTTAACCTGGATTATTATCATTATTTTAATTTTATTGGTAGCTATTTATATTGGCATCTATAACGGCTTACAAAAGGCTAAGGTTCATGCTGATGAAGCCTGGAGTCAAATTGATGTTCAATTAAAGCGTCGTAATGACTTAATCCCTAACTTAGTTGAAACAGTTAAGGGTTATGCTAAGCACGAAAGTGGCACTTTAGAAAAAGTAGTTTCATTAAGAAACCAATTAGTAAATCTTCCAGCTTCTGATCACGAAGAAGCTAATAAACTTTCTAATCAAATTACTGATTCGTTGAAGAGTATTTTTGCTTTAGCTGAAAATTATCCTGACTTAAAAGCAAACCAAAACTTCTTAGCACTTCAAGAAGAACTTACTAATACTGAAAATAAGATTGCCTACTCACGTCAACTTTATAACTCAACAGTTGCTATGTTTAATGAGAAGTTACTAACTTTCCCATCTAACTTAGTAGCTAAGATGCATGGCTTTAAGAAAATGGACTATCTTCAAACACCAACTGAAGAAAAGGCCGTTCCTCAAGTCAAATTTTAG
- a CDS encoding energy-coupling factor transporter transmembrane component T family protein yields the protein MNPELKLFLILIISLEISLVPNLGANLIIIGACLIYLLFKHINLKKLFLLFIIPLFAASVVFITIYYFTPSRSLYQACVLFTRIYAYVFLGAAFTETTSFLALARSLEQNFKLPSKFAYGTLAAFNVIPKIHAEVNRIRLVGDMRHYHLSFYSPALYFKAILAAISWSNSLADGMISHGYREDKERSVIVPIALTKKDWLIFSSIIVLLQPILFLLK from the coding sequence ATGAATCCCGAACTAAAATTATTTTTAATCTTAATTATTTCTCTGGAAATATCACTTGTGCCTAATTTAGGAGCAAACCTCATTATTATCGGGGCTTGTCTTATCTATCTTCTGTTTAAGCACATTAATCTTAAGAAGCTATTTTTATTATTTATCATTCCTTTATTTGCGGCTTCCGTAGTTTTTATTACAATTTACTACTTCACTCCTAGTCGCAGTCTTTATCAAGCTTGTGTCTTATTTACGAGAATTTACGCCTATGTCTTTTTAGGAGCTGCTTTCACTGAAACGACTTCTTTTCTTGCTCTAGCTCGTTCACTAGAACAAAATTTTAAATTACCTAGTAAGTTTGCTTATGGAACTCTAGCTGCCTTTAATGTTATTCCCAAAATTCATGCCGAAGTGAATCGAATCCGCCTAGTTGGGGATATGAGACACTACCATTTATCTTTCTACTCACCGGCCTTATATTTTAAAGCAATTTTAGCCGCAATTTCTTGGTCTAATAGTTTAGCTGATGGAATGATTTCACATGGCTATCGTGAAGACAAAGAAAGAAGTGTAATTGTTCCGATCGCCTTAACAAAAAAAGACTGGCTTATTTTTAGTAGCATCATAGTACTACTTCAACCAATCTTGTTTCTTCTCAAATAA
- a CDS encoding glycosyl hydrolase family 8: protein MRVKNLILILGVIVAYLGIIGYVRMSNDRTIEKRYYQVWREDYIKNQSESEQYVNAAGKNKTPFALSEAQGYGMLLAVKAGEKHLGSQTDFQKLDNYYLKHQLSNSNLMSWRQENKKGSLQDNPVSASDGDMMIAQALLEANKVWPGHGYKAQALKLISDIKKLESNRSAKIITVGNWANKKSHFYNVMRTSDVMPQAFEEFYQATGDRSWLKVKSQMLTYLQQLSSQHKTGLVPDFAWISKQNQASPAKANDVATKDDGNYSANACRVPMLLAASDDKEANNIVKKMLSFFKQNEETSSGFTLSGKPLYQYESASFSAPILVAASKYQNEGYGTLVEHEKYIFSKPLPVNNYYDATLIVLAALNTNELTGLEK from the coding sequence ATGAGAGTTAAAAATTTAATCTTGATTTTAGGTGTGATAGTAGCTTATTTAGGAATTATCGGATATGTAAGGATGAGCAATGATCGCACAATAGAAAAAAGATATTATCAAGTTTGGCGAGAAGACTATATAAAAAATCAAAGTGAAAGTGAGCAGTATGTTAACGCAGCTGGAAAAAATAAGACACCTTTTGCCTTGTCTGAAGCACAGGGATATGGAATGTTACTAGCTGTGAAGGCTGGAGAAAAGCACTTAGGAAGCCAAACTGATTTTCAAAAGTTGGATAATTATTATTTAAAGCATCAATTGTCTAATTCGAACTTAATGAGCTGGAGACAAGAAAATAAAAAGGGAAGTTTACAGGATAATCCAGTGAGCGCAAGTGACGGCGACATGATGATTGCACAAGCATTGCTTGAAGCCAATAAAGTTTGGCCAGGGCATGGATATAAAGCACAAGCGCTTAAACTAATTAGTGATATCAAAAAGTTAGAAAGTAATCGTTCGGCTAAAATAATTACTGTAGGAAATTGGGCAAATAAAAAATCACATTTTTATAATGTAATGAGAACATCTGATGTAATGCCACAAGCATTTGAAGAATTTTATCAAGCAACTGGAGATCGGAGTTGGTTAAAAGTAAAATCACAGATGCTGACTTATTTACAGCAGCTTAGTAGCCAACATAAAACAGGACTAGTTCCTGATTTTGCCTGGATTTCAAAGCAAAATCAGGCGTCTCCTGCTAAGGCTAATGATGTAGCAACCAAAGATGATGGTAATTACAGCGCTAATGCTTGCCGAGTTCCGATGCTTTTAGCAGCAAGTGATGATAAAGAAGCAAATAATATTGTAAAGAAAATGTTGAGCTTCTTTAAGCAAAATGAAGAAACATCAAGTGGATTTACCTTGAGTGGAAAACCGTTGTATCAGTATGAATCGGCAAGCTTTAGTGCGCCGATCTTAGTAGCTGCAAGTAAGTATCAAAATGAAGGATATGGTACTTTGGTAGAACATGAAAAATATATTTTTTCAAAACCGCTTCCTGTTAATAATTACTACGATGCGACACTAATTGTTTTAGCTGCTTTAAATACAAATGAGTTGACGGGATTAGAGAAATAG
- a CDS encoding YfbR-like 5'-deoxynucleotidase has translation MGLNAYIQGFNSLESIDRAPGYFKYQHHSVADHSFRTAELAQMMGDIEEVIGKQKVNWKALYEKSLNHDYTERFIGDIKTPVKYATPQLRKMIGDVEETMTAKFIKDEIPKEFQKIYTKRLSEGKDDTLEGKILSICDKLDLLYEAYGEIELGNPNPVFMQMFKESLETIKKFDDLTCVQYFIKKILPDLFKGDFAGKDKMQRIAFSILLMGEE, from the coding sequence ATGGGATTAAATGCGTACATTCAAGGTTTTAATAGTTTAGAGTCGATCGACCGTGCACCAGGATATTTTAAATATCAACACCATTCTGTAGCTGATCATAGCTTTAGAACAGCAGAACTTGCTCAAATGATGGGAGATATCGAAGAGGTCATTGGTAAGCAAAAAGTAAATTGGAAAGCTCTTTATGAAAAGAGCCTTAACCATGATTATACTGAGCGTTTTATTGGTGATATCAAGACTCCAGTTAAGTATGCAACTCCGCAATTACGTAAGATGATTGGGGATGTTGAAGAAACCATGACTGCTAAATTTATTAAGGATGAAATTCCAAAAGAATTTCAAAAAATTTATACAAAACGCCTATCTGAAGGAAAAGATGATACTTTAGAGGGTAAGATCTTATCTATTTGTGATAAGTTGGATTTACTTTATGAAGCTTATGGTGAAATTGAATTAGGAAATCCAAATCCTGTGTTCATGCAGATGTTTAAAGAAAGTCTTGAAACTATTAAAAAGTTTGATGATTTAACTTGTGTTCAATACTTTATTAAGAAAATTTTGCCAGATTTATTTAAGGGCGATTTTGCCGGTAAAGATAAAATGCAAAGAATTGCATTTAGTATTTTGTTAATGGGGGAAGAATAG
- a CDS encoding ECF transporter S component, translated as MKKLHVRDIILIALIAIIFGFIYLASDGLYNALTALLTPIGYGMLANDIMMGIWCMAGPLAGFLVRIPGSAFLGEFLGSCVELIAGEQWGAVNLISGAVQGLGSELGFTFTSYRRYDWFTLFLSATTTTIITYLYDFIKNGYSYFSTFNMILYFVVRWISMLLFTCVLVKLIVNLLEKAHVIQTNQN; from the coding sequence ATGAAAAAATTACATGTAAGAGATATCATCTTAATTGCCTTAATTGCTATTATTTTTGGTTTTATTTATTTAGCTAGTGACGGCCTCTATAACGCCCTAACAGCTCTCCTTACTCCAATCGGCTATGGGATGTTAGCTAATGACATTATGATGGGAATTTGGTGTATGGCAGGACCATTAGCAGGCTTTCTTGTTCGCATCCCTGGCTCTGCTTTCTTAGGAGAATTCTTAGGCTCCTGCGTTGAATTGATTGCTGGGGAACAGTGGGGAGCTGTTAATTTAATTTCTGGTGCCGTTCAAGGTCTAGGTAGTGAATTAGGTTTTACCTTTACTAGCTACCGTCGATATGATTGGTTTACGCTTTTCTTATCTGCTACGACCACAACCATTATCACTTATTTGTACGATTTCATAAAAAATGGCTATAGCTATTTTTCAACCTTTAATATGATTCTCTACTTTGTAGTTCGCTGGATCTCCATGCTCTTATTTACCTGTGTATTAGTAAAATTAATCGTAAATCTTTTAGAAAAAGCTCATGTCATCCAAACAAATCAAAATTAA
- a CDS encoding AraC family transcriptional regulator, translating into MATATLKNYLLSLMQNNQASEVELRTQNFLSYHLYLEGMHYDFIEYQSGSSQLIYCLAGKCEVQVGKQSFSLTSGNILLIEKDSAYAIKLSDKNTVIIKFKLTSNFSWEEQIENVTIDTPTEEKLSTLFLKNLSQDKAFLFTTTSVMWSSQNIREIVQDDLNHAAFNSTIGLELLKVVILRNLREQNFKLSERRENSFKDETLDQYIDQHYNDITLAEAAKYFGFNRNYFSTMVKEKTGKSFVEHVDDRRMREARRLLAKPNVSLKEIIETIGYSSKSFFYKKFKHYYGMTPAEMRKRLFREAHINLK; encoded by the coding sequence ATGGCAACAGCGACATTAAAAAATTATTTATTAAGTTTAATGCAAAATAATCAAGCTAGTGAAGTAGAGCTTCGAACACAGAATTTTTTGTCCTACCATCTTTATTTAGAGGGGATGCATTATGACTTTATTGAATATCAGTCCGGAAGTAGTCAATTAATATATTGCCTTGCAGGTAAATGTGAAGTACAGGTAGGGAAGCAGTCTTTTTCTTTAACAAGTGGAAACATCTTATTAATTGAAAAAGATAGCGCGTATGCGATCAAGCTTAGTGACAAGAATACAGTAATTATAAAATTTAAGCTGACCAGCAATTTTTCATGGGAAGAGCAAATAGAAAACGTAACAATTGATACTCCCACTGAGGAGAAACTAAGTACCCTATTTTTAAAGAATTTATCTCAGGATAAAGCCTTTTTGTTCACGACTACCTCAGTGATGTGGAGTAGCCAAAATATCAGAGAGATAGTGCAAGATGATCTTAATCATGCGGCATTTAATAGCACAATTGGATTAGAGTTACTTAAAGTAGTGATTTTGCGCAATTTACGTGAGCAGAACTTTAAATTGAGTGAAAGAAGAGAAAATAGCTTTAAGGATGAGACACTAGATCAGTATATCGACCAACACTATAATGACATTACTCTAGCAGAAGCGGCTAAATATTTTGGTTTTAATCGAAATTACTTCTCTACAATGGTAAAAGAAAAAACTGGTAAGAGTTTTGTGGAACATGTTGACGATCGGAGAATGAGAGAGGCTAGAAGATTACTCGCTAAGCCAAATGTATCGTTAAAAGAAATAATCGAAACTATTGGTTATTCAAGTAAGTCATTTTTCTATAAAAAATTTAAGCATTATTATGGAATGACACCAGCAGAAATGAGAAAGAGATTATTTAGAGAAGCGCATATTAATTTGAAATAG
- a CDS encoding iron-sulfur cluster biosynthesis family protein — protein sequence MLDSKNIELKIKDGAREVLEKKIKPGQVVLLALNDGSNGYSKLGGTCTIGANFQLVLLDHKDPAFPIKVKNNMDLDMYASDKELAFLDDGLVLNARNAVLSLSSNEGIIDGGVTISEFKGEKLSADEMKKLGGKIC from the coding sequence ATGCTTGATTCAAAAAATATTGAACTAAAAATAAAAGATGGTGCTAGAGAAGTTTTAGAAAAGAAGATTAAACCGGGACAAGTTGTCTTGTTAGCCTTAAATGATGGCTCAAACGGCTACTCTAAATTAGGCGGAACTTGTACGATTGGTGCTAATTTTCAGCTTGTTTTATTAGATCATAAGGATCCTGCCTTTCCTATTAAAGTTAAAAATAATATGGATTTAGATATGTATGCATCTGATAAAGAATTAGCATTTTTAGATGATGGATTAGTTCTTAACGCGCGTAATGCTGTCTTATCCCTATCTTCAAATGAAGGGATTATTGATGGCGGAGTCACAATTTCTGAATTTAAGGGTGAAAAATTATCTGCAGATGAGATGAAAAAATTAGGTGGAAAAATCTGCTAG
- the htpX gene encoding zinc metalloprotease HtpX — MLYQQIARNKRKTAFLLVIFVIILALVGGGLGYLINGEPFSGIAIALIGSLIYLFIVLQNPGNLVMSMNHGREIHEEDDPELWHIVEDMALAGQIPMPRVFIINDPSPNAFATGRDPKHSYVAVTTGLRERLNRSELEGVLGHEISHIRNYDILVSTIGVALAAVISFISNFASRIWWWGGNSDRDDRDSSPLEAIFKVVAIVFTLILGPLAAGLAQMALSRNREYLADAGSVELTRNPQGLISALEKISNSEPMKDPDPSSAGLYIENPLHNRGLSSLFDTHPSTADRIKRLKNM; from the coding sequence ATGCTCTATCAACAAATAGCACGCAATAAGCGTAAAACAGCATTTTTGCTTGTTATATTCGTTATTATTCTAGCTCTTGTTGGTGGTGGGTTAGGATACTTAATTAATGGCGAACCTTTTTCCGGAATCGCCATTGCTCTTATTGGTAGTTTAATTTATCTTTTTATTGTTCTTCAAAATCCTGGAAACCTAGTGATGAGCATGAATCACGGCCGAGAGATTCATGAAGAAGACGATCCAGAACTTTGGCACATTGTTGAAGATATGGCTCTGGCTGGACAAATTCCGATGCCAAGAGTTTTTATTATCAATGATCCAAGCCCGAATGCTTTTGCGACTGGACGAGATCCTAAGCATAGTTATGTTGCCGTTACAACTGGCTTACGAGAACGATTAAATAGAAGTGAGTTAGAGGGCGTTTTAGGTCATGAAATTTCTCATATTAGAAATTATGATATCTTAGTTTCAACTATTGGAGTTGCACTAGCAGCAGTAATTTCTTTTATTTCTAACTTCGCCTCTCGCATTTGGTGGTGGGGCGGCAATTCAGACCGCGATGACCGAGACTCAAGTCCTTTAGAAGCAATTTTTAAGGTAGTAGCAATTGTTTTTACCCTAATTTTAGGACCACTTGCTGCAGGACTTGCCCAAATGGCTCTGTCTCGTAATCGAGAATATCTGGCTGATGCGGGCTCAGTAGAACTTACTAGGAATCCACAAGGCCTAATTTCAGCTTTAGAGAAGATTTCTAACAGTGAGCCAATGAAAGATCCAGATCCATCAAGTGCTGGGCTCTACATTGAAAATCCACTTCATAATCGTGGGTTAAGCTCACTCTTTGATACTCACCCATCTACTGCGGATCGAATTAAGAGATTAAAAAATATGTAA